CGAACATTTGGTAAAGACAAGGATGAATTAAAGAAAATAAAAAAAGTAACGAAAAATCATGGAGAAAACAGAAAATATGATTTAAACGAAATTTCTCAAAACTATAGAATGAAATCGTTAGATGATATGGATAAATTTTAATATTTAGGGGGTCAGTATGGACATAAATTATTACAAAAAATATGAACCGATAGACGGAAAATGGTTAATAACAAAGAAATTAGGCAACGGTGCATTTGGCACTGTTTTTGAGATTGCCCGAAAGAACATACCTGATATTAAATCAGCACTCAAAATAATATCAATTCCTCAATCATCGGAGGAATTACAAAGATTAAAAGAAGAGAATTACGATATAGATAATAAAAGCATTACTTCGTTTTATAGTGGGTTAGTTGATGATTGTATAAAGGAATTTCAATTAATGTCTAAACTTCGTGGAAACAGTAATATTGTAAGTTATGAAGATCATAATGTGATTGAAAAGCAAGACGGTGAATTTGGTTGGGATATTTTTATCCGAATGGAATTACTTATACCGATAGTACAATATTTTACTGATAATGCACCGACACAGCAAGATATTATAAAGCTCGGGATAGACATATGTAAGGCATTGGAGGTTTGCGGTAAATATAACATTATACATCGTGATATAAAGCCAAGTAATATTTTTGTTTCGGATATAGGTGAATTTAAACTCGGTGATTTTGGTGTTGCGAGAGTGTTGGATAAAACCAATATCGGACTGTCAAGAAAAGGAACATATACATATATGGCACCTGAGATATACAGAGGTGAAGAATATGATTCGAGTGTGGATATATATTCTTTGGGAATTGTGATGTATAAATTTTTAAATAACAATCTTGAACCGTTCAGGAAAGAAAGAACATATCAGGACTTAGAAAATGCACTGAAAGAACGAATGAGTAATGCTGGTATTCCAAAGCCGATAAATTGTGATGAAAAATTGGCAAGAATAATATTAAAGGCGTGTGCTTATGATTTAAAAGACAGATACAGCAGTCCGAAACAAATGCGAGAAGAATTGGAAAATCTTCTGTATACATCTGAAGAAAATGATTATGATAGTTATGATGAAACAGTAGGGTTATTTGATTTTGGTATTAAAAAGGAAAGTGTACAACAATCGGAAGAAAAAATCATAAATAAAACAGAAAAAACACAAAATATCATAGATATATATAAGGAATTTTGGACAGGATATTTTGATTTTAAGGGTTGTATAAGTAGAATAAATTATTGGAAGATCGTATTGATTAACTTTATAATCTTAAATATTGTAAATATACTATCAGATATATTACCTGTTTTAAATATACTATTATTTATAATGTGTTTGGCTATATTAATTCCCAATATTGCACTTACCACGCGCAGACTGCATGATGTCGGAAAAAGCGGTCATTGGCAATGGTTGTATTTAACACTCTTTGGCAGTATAGCAGTTTTTGTATTTTTATGTCAGAAATCACAAATGAATAATAAATATAGAAACAAAGGAGCGGAATAAATGGAAGTAAATTATTATAAAAGGTATGAGCCGATAGATGGAAAGTGGTACATAAAAGAATTGTTAGGCGAGGGTAGCTACGGAAAGGTATTTCGCATCGAACGAGAGGACATAAGCGGTAAATATATCTCCGTATTAAAAATAATAAGTGTACCGAATTCTAAAACAGAAGTGGATTCATTGAAAGAAAGCTTGGGTGATGAGCAAAGCGTGTCAGATTATTATGGTGAAATAACCAAGAAATTAATGCAGGAATTTCAGCTTATGTCATCATTAAAAGGAAATAGCAATATAGTTTCGTATGAAGACCACGATATAAAACAGCACGAAGACGGAATCGGATACGACATTTTGATTAGAATGGAATTTTCACACGGTGTAACAGTGGTAGCAGCTGCAGGAAATGATAATGTTGATATATCAAAGAAATTCTTTTCACCGGCTTGTATAAATGGAGTAGTAACTGTTGCCGCGGTAGCAGACAATAATCAAAAAGCAAAATTTAGTAATTATGGAAACGGAATAATTGATATTGCGGCAACGGGAGTTAAAATAGGTGGTGCGGCAAGAGGTGGTAGTACTGTTACGATGAACGGAACATCAATGGCGTCACCACATATTGCAGGCGTGTTGGCGCTTATCAGAAGTGCTAATCCAAATTATTCATCAACAGATGCTATAAATGCGATGAAATCTTCAGCAAGCAATCTCGGTAGTAGTGCATATTACGGTGCAGGAATACCGAATTTAGAAAATTTGGTTTCAAAGACACCTGTTGAAAATAATATAACAGTAAATACACTTGAGGCAAAAAAGATTTCACAAACAAATGCAACTGTATACGGAAAAATTTCATATTTAGGTACACGCCCAAGTGAAGTCGGAATTTATTTTGGCAATGATTCAAACAATTTGAATAAAGTAGCAAGTGATAAGATAAACCACAATAAAAATCCGTTTGATATGTGGTATGATTTGAATAGTGAGGCAGGACAATATCTATCAGCGGGTAGAACTTATTATTATCAGTGTTATGCAATACAGAACGGAAAAGAAGTCAGAGGTTCAATTAGCTCATTTACAACAGAATCAGATAATTCCGGTTTGTCAATATCAACAGGCGGGGCGGATTCGGTTACATCAAATAATGCAACCGTCAGAGGTACAGCGGCATATTCGGGTACACGTCCGAGTGAAGTCGGATTATATTTCGGAACATCGCCGAATAATATGAACAAGGTTGCAAGAGATACTATCAGCCACAACAAAAATCCGTTTGATATATGGTATGACTTAAACAGTGAGGCGGGACAATATTTGAACGCCGGAACTACATATTATTACAAAGTATACGGAATACAAAACGGTAATGAAACGTGTGGAGATGTAAAATCATTTACAACCGCAAGCAACGCAACAGAAAGAACATATACGGCATATGTATTCAATACAGACGGTTCACTTGCAATTAACAGCAGACCAAGTAAAGATTATCCTATAGGAGCAATTCCTGAAGGTGCAAGTTGTACAGTGTATCCGGACAGAATGTCCGGAAATTGGTGTTGGGTAGAGTATAACGGAATCAGCGGATATTCGTATAAAGACTATATTATATTACAATAATAAATATTAAGAGTGAAAGCCGCTGCTAAAATGTAAACAGTGGCTTTTGTTGTTAAAAAACATAGAGTGATAATTGTAAATTTATTGTTAGTATGATATACTGAATATAAAATAATCTTGGGAGTGATGTTAATTGAAAAGAAGAATAAGCATAATATTAATTGCGATGATAGGTCTGATAATCTCAAGTAATTTAAGCGTAATGGCATATGAATTGCCGCACGCATTTTGGGGCTTGGACGCTGGTTATTCAAATGCAACAAGCAGCAAAAATTATGATGAAACGATAAATTACGGAGTACAAATTATCAATTTAATATCATCAGAGCCAAAGAATGAGCAGACAATAAATATTTTAGGCTCAAGAACATATGATGTTGCATTTGCCTATTTTATGAACGGTGATTATACAAATGCGGCGAAGTATTTTGAAATGTATATTCCATACGGTAAGCAATTAGGGTGGACTGACGGCGTAATTATTGCAGAAAATTGCGTTAAGCAATTTACAAATACATTTGACGTATATCAAGCTACGGAACAATCGCAAAAGGTGTATGGTGCGAAAAATGAGCCGAACGGTGTTTTATACGGACAAGTGGCAGATCAGGCAAAAAGTAATGAATCAATGACATTGCTGTATTTGGAATACGGTGATGAAAGTACATTCGGTTGGACGCGTGCGATGCTTGATAAAGCAGAAACACAAAACAAAGCGGTAGAAATTGCTCTAAACTTTCCACAGGAAGGCACAACGGCAAGAAATATAAACAGTTCGGATTCTTTTTTATCGAATTTACGCTCTATGCTGTCAAGTTACAAAAACGTGCCGATTTATTTGAGAATAGGTGCTGAATTTAATGTTTGGGGTGATAAATGTACACCCGATGAATTTGTATCTGCATTCAAAGCTGTTGCAAACAGTGTGAGCGGATTGTCTAACGTTGCTACTGTTTGGAGTATGGCGCACACATCTTCATGGAAAACAAACGATTGGCCTTATACGGCTGATGACTTCTATCCCGGTGACGAATATGTTGATTGGGTAGGCGTGAATTGTTATGCAAGTAAGTATTTCCAAGGCAGAGTATGGCAGGGAGAAAGCAGGTATAATGAAGTTTACTTTAAAACAGGATACAGTTCCGATCCTGTTGTGATGATAAAGGATGCTGTTGAAAAATACGGCGGTCGAAAACCTATAATGATTTCTGAATGTGGAAGTGCATACAGAACTAACGGTGATATAAATGAGACCGACAGTGAATGGGCGGCAAAATATTTAAAACAAATATATACATTCATTCCTATGGTATATCCTCAAGTAAAGCTTATAGCGTATTTTAACGCTAAAATGAATTATGAGGTGAATTACTATAATCTCGACGGAGACAGCGAACTTCAAAACGCATATAATGATGTAACAGAGTCACCGTGGTTTATACAAAATAATAATACAAACAGCGCCGGACAATTCTTAAAAAAGGCGGGCAGTACAATAACGATGAACGGAGATACAACACTGTACGCATATCCGCATATATACGGATCGGATTGGGTAAATGTTGAATATTATCTTGACGGTGAACTCGTTAAATCAACAAACGAAATAGCTTATACCGTACAACTAAGCGACATAAAGGGGACGCATGATTTAAGAGTGGTTGCAAACGGAAATAATGGGGTTTCTATGACTCGTGAATATCAGCTTGTCAGCTATGCACCGGCAGAAAAAGCAGAGGATTTTTCTGATACATCTTATCTTAATAACGGTCAGAAAAATGCAGTAAATTACACTATAAGCAATGATATTATGACAGGCTATGAAAATAATACATTCAGACCTGACGCAACCATAACCAGAGCAGAATTTGCTGCGGTTATATGCAGAATGATGGGGTATAATGTTGGTGAGAATAGCACATTTACAGATACAAAATATCATTGGAGCAGTAAATATGTAAATGCGTGCGTAAAAGCAGATATAATACATGGTATCGGTGATAATAAATTTGCACCGGATAATCATATTACCGTGGAACAGGCGGTTAAAATATTGACAAGTGCATACGGATATGCAAACAGTAAAACTCAATATCCCGACGGCTTTATGTCCGCTGCTCAAAAGTATAATTTGTTTGATAATGTAACATCAAGCAGATTAGGCACAGATGTTAAACGCATTGATGTTGCAGTTATGCTTTATAACGCGGCTAAAAATTAATAATGCTACCTAAAAAACTCATTACGATGCAAATACATTGTAATGAGTTTTTTTGATGCTAAATATGTCAAAAAATACGTTAATTATGCAGAAGTGTTGAAAGCACGTCATTTACATGATAATCTGAAAGTATAAAATAAATTTTATAAAATATAGTTATAATTGCAATTAAAATATAGTTGCAATTATAATGTAAATGTGTTATAATGGAAATGTAATCAATAATGCAAATATTTAATATATGTAATATTTATTTAATGCAAATTAAGTAAGGGGATATGGTATATGAAAATAAGATATAAATACTCATTAATTTCAGATGTCGGAAATTTAAGGAAAAATAATGAGGATAACTTTTTTGTATTTGGTGAAGAAAATCGAAATCCAAAGAATAACATATATTCATGTAATGGTGAATTTGTGAATGAAAAAGCGTTTTTTTGCGTATGTGACGGTATGGGTGGACACAGTGCCGGTGAAGTTGCATCATATATAGCAACTCATCAAGTGCAAAAAAATTATAACTCAATAACAGATAAAATAAAATTCGAAAAAGATGTATCCAATGTTATGAAGTCGTTTATATCTTCGATCAATGATAGCATTTATAATACTACAGAAGAAAAACCGGAGCTTAAATCTATGGGAACTACTTTGACGGGAATATATTTTCTTAAAGATGGTGCATATGCGATAAATATAGGTGACAGTCGAGTATATGAATTAGAAAATGAAAAGTTACAGCAACTTACCATAGATCATACCGACGCTGATAATAAACACGCATTAACACGATTTTTGGGTATGTCATATCAATACGGAAATGTCTATCCGGATGTATCAGCCAAAAAAATAAATTTAGGATTAAAGAAAAGATTTTTATTGTGTTCAGACGGATTAACCGATATGGTAGATGATTCGATGATAAGGGACATTCTGATAGAAGAAAAAAATAATATAAATGCGGCGAATAAACTTGTTGAAACTGCAAAGAAAAACGGTGGCCGTGATAACATTACGGTTTTGATTGTTGATGCAGAACCTGTTAATAAATTTAATGCTGTATTAAAGAATAAGTTGACTATTTGTATAATAATTGCAGCGGTATTAGTTGGTGCAGGTTTGGGTTGCTTTAACGTATACAGAAGTCAAACATCCGGAATATCGCTAAACGATTTAAGCAATGATATAAAAAATGCAAAAGATTTGTCTGAAGCATGTGAAAAGATGAATCAGTATATTGACAATGCAATTAATAATGCCAAAAGTTATGATGATTATACAAATACCGTTGATGAATCTGATAATAATGTAGCAGGAAAAAATAAAGAATTCAAAGACGCTATTCAAGCTCTTAATGTTTCAATAGAAGATGTAAAGAAAAAGTATGATGATATTGTCAACAACAGTGAAAGCGATGAGCAGACTAAGAAGAATGATATAACAAATTTAATAAACAGTAATGATATTCAGAAAAATATAGATTTATGCGAAGGAAAGAAAGCAGAGCTGAATAATGCATTAGATGATTGGCATAAACGCAATGAAGAAGCAAATCGACATAGCCAAAGTCAAAGTCAAAGTAATAACGGTAATAAAGGCGACAGTCAAGCACCTGTTAAAAATTCAACAACATCATCAGGATCATCAAGTTCTAATTCAAGTGGATCGGTTAAGCAAAGTACTTCCGGCAGCCGCTCAAACGGTTCAACTTCAAATAATAATACATCAACTCACAAAAATAATACGTCGAGCGAAAACGGTGCGTCAAGTGACATTGGCACATCTGTAAGTGAAAGTGAAGATACTTCCGGCGATAGTCAAACAGAACAAAGTATTGGAAAGTCTTCATATGACGGACTAGGTGGCGAATAATACAATATTAAAAATTAAGGGGTTTGTATTTTATGGAGATTAATAAAAAATTGAAAATCTTTTCTGTAACTATAGCAATACTGGCGATTATACTATCAGTTATTACTACAGTGTATAAGCCTGAAATTCGCTCACAAGGAAAAACACCGGAAGAGATTGCGATAGAATTAGAAGAACAACAGAAATTGGACACAGTAATGGCTGATATTAGAAAAACTTTGCAGGTTAATGATATATGTGATTCATATATAAAATTATGTTCAGATACATTGGATGTTAATGATGCGATTAAGGCAAAAAAAGCAGAATTGCTTTCAGAGGCTCAGAACTTAAAAACAAAGGCAAAAGAATTTGGAAGTGAGGCAGAGGGCATATACAATTCACCGGCACTCTCTGTTGCTAATCGCGAAGAACAGTTAATCCAAAATAGTAAATATCAAGCAATAAAGCAAAGTAAAAACAAATGTGAAAAATTGAAGAGTGAGTTAGAGACTTTGGTAAAGCAATATAATGAAGAGCAAGAGAAAATAAAACAAACTGCAGCAGAGGCAGAAAAGAATAAAAAAGCGAATGAAGAGAGTAAACAGACAAAAAGCAACAGCGAGAGTCAAAGCAGTTCATCATCAAGTAGCAAATCTTCAAGAAGTAGTTCATCAAGCGGTAGTTCATATTCTAATAATTATAGTTCATCGGGGAGCAATTCGTATTCTGGCAGAAGTTCTTCTTATAGTGATGATTCATATTCAAACAGCAATTCTTCTTATTCAGAAGCAAGTTCATCAAGTGAATCATCAGGCGGAGGATATACAGGTGCTGACCTTGGAAGTGAACGATAAAATATGGAGGAGATATAATGCAAACAAATATAAAAATTGTAGATACAACAATTCATGAAAATTTAGGGGTTGAAATAGACAGAGAAATCGGACGTGGAAAATACGGTATTGTATATAATGGAGTTAGAGTTGACACCGGAAAGGATTGTGCGGTAAAAGTTATTTCATTGCCTAATCCGGAATTGGAAGAAAAATTGAGGGACATTTACGGAGATGATGAAAATGCAATAGAAAATTTATCTCGTGAAATGGCGTCTCGATTTGAAAATGAAATAAAATCAATGAGTAGACTGGGTAATTTGAATATTTTAGGTAGTCAAAACATCGTAAAAATGTATAATCATATGTTGGTACAGTCCGGTATATATTCGCATATTATAATTTTAATGGAATTGGCTTTGCCATTAAAGCGTTTCTTATCACATGAAGATTTTTCGTTAAAAAAGGTAATGCAAATTGCATATGAAACTGCATATGGTTTGAAAGCTTGCCATACAGAAGGAATTATACACAGAGATATAAAAGAAGATAATTTGTTTATAGGTGCCGACGGTAAAATTAAAATTGGTGATTTCGGCGTGGCAAATATCGATAGTGGCGGACTTAGTAAGAAAACAGAGGGAGTAGGAACTCCGCACTATATGGCTCCGGAAATAAAAAATAACG
Above is a window of Hominilimicola fabiformis DNA encoding:
- a CDS encoding protein kinase domain-containing protein, which codes for MDINYYKKYEPIDGKWLITKKLGNGAFGTVFEIARKNIPDIKSALKIISIPQSSEELQRLKEENYDIDNKSITSFYSGLVDDCIKEFQLMSKLRGNSNIVSYEDHNVIEKQDGEFGWDIFIRMELLIPIVQYFTDNAPTQQDIIKLGIDICKALEVCGKYNIIHRDIKPSNIFVSDIGEFKLGDFGVARVLDKTNIGLSRKGTYTYMAPEIYRGEEYDSSVDIYSLGIVMYKFLNNNLEPFRKERTYQDLENALKERMSNAGIPKPINCDEKLARIILKACAYDLKDRYSSPKQMREELENLLYTSEENDYDSYDETVGLFDFGIKKESVQQSEEKIINKTEKTQNIIDIYKEFWTGYFDFKGCISRINYWKIVLINFIILNIVNILSDILPVLNILLFIMCLAILIPNIALTTRRLHDVGKSGHWQWLYLTLFGSIAVFVFLCQKSQMNNKYRNKGAE
- a CDS encoding S8 family serine peptidase, yielding MEVNYYKRYEPIDGKWYIKELLGEGSYGKVFRIEREDISGKYISVLKIISVPNSKTEVDSLKESLGDEQSVSDYYGEITKKLMQEFQLMSSLKGNSNIVSYEDHDIKQHEDGIGYDILIRMEFSHGVTVVAAAGNDNVDISKKFFSPACINGVVTVAAVADNNQKAKFSNYGNGIIDIAATGVKIGGAARGGSTVTMNGTSMASPHIAGVLALIRSANPNYSSTDAINAMKSSASNLGSSAYYGAGIPNLENLVSKTPVENNITVNTLEAKKISQTNATVYGKISYLGTRPSEVGIYFGNDSNNLNKVASDKINHNKNPFDMWYDLNSEAGQYLSAGRTYYYQCYAIQNGKEVRGSISSFTTESDNSGLSISTGGADSVTSNNATVRGTAAYSGTRPSEVGLYFGTSPNNMNKVARDTISHNKNPFDIWYDLNSEAGQYLNAGTTYYYKVYGIQNGNETCGDVKSFTTASNATERTYTAYVFNTDGSLAINSRPSKDYPIGAIPEGASCTVYPDRMSGNWCWVEYNGISGYSYKDYIILQ
- a CDS encoding S-layer homology domain-containing protein, with product MKRRISIILIAMIGLIISSNLSVMAYELPHAFWGLDAGYSNATSSKNYDETINYGVQIINLISSEPKNEQTINILGSRTYDVAFAYFMNGDYTNAAKYFEMYIPYGKQLGWTDGVIIAENCVKQFTNTFDVYQATEQSQKVYGAKNEPNGVLYGQVADQAKSNESMTLLYLEYGDESTFGWTRAMLDKAETQNKAVEIALNFPQEGTTARNINSSDSFLSNLRSMLSSYKNVPIYLRIGAEFNVWGDKCTPDEFVSAFKAVANSVSGLSNVATVWSMAHTSSWKTNDWPYTADDFYPGDEYVDWVGVNCYASKYFQGRVWQGESRYNEVYFKTGYSSDPVVMIKDAVEKYGGRKPIMISECGSAYRTNGDINETDSEWAAKYLKQIYTFIPMVYPQVKLIAYFNAKMNYEVNYYNLDGDSELQNAYNDVTESPWFIQNNNTNSAGQFLKKAGSTITMNGDTTLYAYPHIYGSDWVNVEYYLDGELVKSTNEIAYTVQLSDIKGTHDLRVVANGNNGVSMTREYQLVSYAPAEKAEDFSDTSYLNNGQKNAVNYTISNDIMTGYENNTFRPDATITRAEFAAVICRMMGYNVGENSTFTDTKYHWSSKYVNACVKADIIHGIGDNKFAPDNHITVEQAVKILTSAYGYANSKTQYPDGFMSAAQKYNLFDNVTSSRLGTDVKRIDVAVMLYNAAKN
- a CDS encoding protein phosphatase 2C domain-containing protein, coding for MKIRYKYSLISDVGNLRKNNEDNFFVFGEENRNPKNNIYSCNGEFVNEKAFFCVCDGMGGHSAGEVASYIATHQVQKNYNSITDKIKFEKDVSNVMKSFISSINDSIYNTTEEKPELKSMGTTLTGIYFLKDGAYAINIGDSRVYELENEKLQQLTIDHTDADNKHALTRFLGMSYQYGNVYPDVSAKKINLGLKKRFLLCSDGLTDMVDDSMIRDILIEEKNNINAANKLVETAKKNGGRDNITVLIVDAEPVNKFNAVLKNKLTICIIIAAVLVGAGLGCFNVYRSQTSGISLNDLSNDIKNAKDLSEACEKMNQYIDNAINNAKSYDDYTNTVDESDNNVAGKNKEFKDAIQALNVSIEDVKKKYDDIVNNSESDEQTKKNDITNLINSNDIQKNIDLCEGKKAELNNALDDWHKRNEEANRHSQSQSQSNNGNKGDSQAPVKNSTTSSGSSSSNSSGSVKQSTSGSRSNGSTSNNNTSTHKNNTSSENGASSDIGTSVSESEDTSGDSQTEQSIGKSSYDGLGGE